One window from the genome of Diabrotica virgifera virgifera chromosome 6, PGI_DIABVI_V3a encodes:
- the LOC126887512 gene encoding uncharacterized protein LOC126887512, producing the protein MSRDRFLDIISLMRFDDLNTREERRSSDKLAAFREVFTKFVEHCKESFKCHSHLTVDEQLVSFRGKCPFRVYMKSKPAKYGIKIWALVHATITYAANLQIYTGKDGNKPEKDQGKRVVLDLVSFLKTGYGITTDNFFTSVPLAKQLLDRQITLCGTLRKNKQDI; encoded by the coding sequence ATGTCACGCGACCGATTTCTAGATATAATTTCACTTATGCGATTCGATGATTTGAACACTAGAGAAGAACGTAGAAGTTCTGACAAACTAGCAGCTTTTAGGGAAGTGTTTACAAAGTTTGTAGAACACTGTAAAGAAAGTTTTAAGTGCCACTCTCATCTAACTGTTGATGAACAACTTGTAAGTTTTAGAGGTAAGTGTCCATTTAGAGTCTACATGAAATCAAAACCAGCCAAGTATGGCATCAAAATATGGGCTCTAGTTCATGCAACAATCACCTATGCTGCTAACCTTCAGATTTATACTGGAAAAGATGGTAACAAACCAGAAAAAGACCAGGGCAAAAGAGTAGTACTTGATTTGGTCTCATTTCTAAAAACTGGTTATGGCATCACTACTGATAATTTCTTTACCAGTGTTCCCTTGGCAAAACAACTCCTAGATCGACAAATAACATTATGTGGAACACTTCGAAAAAACAAGCAGGATATC